The following coding sequences lie in one Capsicum annuum cultivar UCD-10X-F1 chromosome 5, UCD10Xv1.1, whole genome shotgun sequence genomic window:
- the LOC107872309 gene encoding LOW QUALITY PROTEIN: glutathione hydrolase 1-like (The sequence of the model RefSeq protein was modified relative to this genomic sequence to represent the inferred CDS: inserted 1 base in 1 codon) produces MNITSLLMSKWHCSRFLFLLASLLVISGTSTSLSYDRREXIKANNGVVATDDGRCSRIGRDVLIEGGHAVDAAVAAALCLGVVSPASSGIGGGAFMLVASADGEAQAFDMRETAPKQAFQNMYAGNATQKASGVLSIAVPGEIAGLYKAWKQYGQLPWRRLVMPAAHLAHCGFKISPYLHMQMVKSESAIMADKGLRDLFTSNGSLLRIGDICYNKQLGKTLRAISAYGMRPFYNGLIGVKLIKDIQKSGGIMTMKDLQQYQVRVREPIVADVMGLKIIGMPPPSSGGAAMVLILNILAQYGFPMEGPSSLQIHRQTEALKHAFALRMNLGDPDFVNVKNVINDMLSTDFAKQLKKTINDKTTFNPNHYGGKWNQINDHGTSHTSIVDCERNAVSMTNTINNYFGAKYLSPSTGIVLNNEMADFSMPAKRSKNVPPPAPANFIYPGKRPLSSITPTIVFKDGQLKAVVGASGGAMIIAGTTEVFLNHFARGMDPFSSIMAPRYYHQLIPNVLQYENWTAVTGDHIEAPAKIRADLQKKGHVLQSIDGGTVCQFVVQQFESSCSGELIAVSDPRKGGFPAGVQLLRPTAHASVRGRASN; encoded by the exons ATGAACATAACTT CTTTGTTGATGTCAAAGTGGCATTGCTCTAGATTTCTGTTTCTATTGGCATCACTGTTGGTGATATCAGGAACAAGTACGAGTTTATCCTATGATAGACGCG TAATAAAGGCAAATAACGGTGTTGTTGCCACGGATGATGGTCGATGCTCAAGAATTGGACGAGATGTCTTGATAGAAGGCGGGCACGCTGTGGATGCAGCAGTTGCTGCAGCACTTTGCTTGGGAGTTGTCAGTCCGGCGTCTAGTGGCATAGGCGGAGGTGCATTCATGCTAGTAGCATCAGCAGATGGAGAAGCACAAGCCTTTGATATGAGAGAAACTGCTCCTAAGCAAGCCT TCCAGAATATGTATGCAGGAAATGCTACTCAAAAAGCTAGCGGAGTTCTTTCAATAGCAGTTCCAGGAGAAATTGCTGGCCTTTACAAAGCATGGAAACAATATGGACAGCTTCCATGGAGAAGGCTAGTGATGCCAGCTGCACATCTAGCTCATTGTGGGTTCAAGATTTCACCGTATCTTCACATGCAAATGGTCAAAAGTGAATCCGCTATAATGGCCGACAAGGGACTTCGAGACTTGTTTACATCAAATGGCAGCCTTTTGCGGATAGGAGATATATGTTATAACAAACAGCTAGGGAAAACACTAAGAGCAATTTCCGCATATGGAATGAGACCATTTTATAACGGATTGATTGGGGTCAAATTGATCAAGGATATACAAAAATCCGGAGGCATAATGACAATGAAAGACTTGCAGCAGTATCAAGTTCGAGTAAGAGAACCTATTGTTGCAGACGTAATGGGATTAAAGATAATTGGTATGCCACCTCCTTCATCAGGAGGTGCTGCAATGGTGCTA atactGAACATTCTTGCACAATATGGATTTCCCATGGAAGGTCCGAGCTCTCTTCAGATTCATCGGCAAACTGAAGCCCTGAAACATGCATTTGCATTGAGGATGAACCTTGGTGATCCAGATTTCGTTAATGTTAAAAATGTCATAAATGATATGCTGTCAACTGATTTTGCAAAACAGTTGAAGAAGACCATAAATGACAAGACGACTTTCAATCCCAATCACTACGGTGGCAA GTGGAATCAGATCAATGATCATGGTACCAGCCACACTTCCATTGTGGACTGTGAACGAAATGCTGTTTCGATGACAAACACCATAAATAATTACTTTGGAGCTAAATATCTCTCACCAAGTACAGGGATAGTTCTTAACAATGAAATGGCTGACTTCTCCATGCCTGCAAAGCGTTCCAAAAATGTTCCACCACCAGCACCTGCAAATTTTATCTATCCAGGCAAAAGGCCATTGTCATCAATTACACCTACTATTGTTTTCAAG GATGGACAACTGAAAGCTGTTGTTGGTGCAAGTGGAGGAGCAATGATCATTGCTGGCACAACTGAGGTTTTTCTGAATCATTTTGCAAGGGGAATGGATCCCTTCTCCTCCATAATGGCTCCAAGATACTACCATCAG CTGATTCCGAATGTGCTACAATACGAGAATTGGACAGCCGTGACAGGTGATCACATAGAGGCTCCAGCAAAAATAAGGGCTGATCTTCAAAAGAAGGGACATGTCCTACAGAGCATTGATGGAGGGACAGTTTGCCAATTTGTTGTCCAACAGTTCGAGTCATCCTGTTCAGGGGAGCTTATAGCTGTAAGTGACCCGAGGAAAGGCGGATTTCCTGCTGGTGTGCAATTGTTGCGTCCTaccgcacatgcaagtgtacgtggtcgtGCAAGTAATTAA